A DNA window from Chiroxiphia lanceolata isolate bChiLan1 chromosome 6, bChiLan1.pri, whole genome shotgun sequence contains the following coding sequences:
- the LOC116787831 gene encoding cytosolic phospholipase A2 epsilon-like, with the protein MWLNPEGEQWTSLTKIESSLCYLLTVRVIRARNIHQADVLSQTDCYVTVWLPTASNDKFQTKAIKNCKDPVWNETFYFRIQSQVKNMLELALYDKDVITQDDHLFTVYFDIAKLSLGEEVFMHFKCDSQRQEELEVGFALDNISGPPETIITNGVLVSRKICCLEVQVVEKKKKKEKKSLSKKQFSFRVQGSYEGTQDIMLGSDLVFSSSSPAKFHYARYKQPTLDVTLPGKKRPPSLCSRVRDIGSPNVELHSIPSGENMILAEDKEFDLYAKAEDCPDHLDVRLGFDLCMQEQDFLCKRWNYVAPALKKVLQLQQDLLNHETPVVAIMTTGGGMRSLTALYGSLRGLKKLGVLDCATYLTGLSGTTWTMSNLYRDADWSQKDLDKQISEARKHMTKSKINSLSLEYLKYYKKQLCQRKREGRRTTFIDLWGLVLESLLHDGKDNHRLSDQQRAIDHGQNPLPIYTAVNVKNNYSTLDFKEWVEFTPYEVGLQKYGVFVRTEDFGSEFFMGRLMKKVPESRICFLEGMWSSLFSFNVLYIWNLSHSSEDFWHRWTRDQIDNIEEEPLLPLKPHELQTRLFTPPGPLSNALRSALTDRLCISQEHNFLKGFHMHNDYLDNTHFCRWKDTVLDTFPNQLTQSDEFLSLVDTGFFINTSIMPLLKPERKVDVILHLNYSAGSQIQALDQTCKYCSEQGILFPRVDLSEEDRKKLKECYLFDGAETPGAPILLFFPLINDTFQKYKAPGQKRSESEMEDGKVDLYGCCSPYSTYSIQYTEKAYDRLVQLSEYNILNNEDLIKQALRTAVARKRQIKK; encoded by the exons ATGTGGCTGAATCCTGAAGGGGAACAGTGGACTTCTCTGACAAAG ATAGAATCATCTCTGTGTTACTTACTGACTGTAAGAGTCATACGAGCAAGAAATATCCACCAGGCAGATGTCT tAAGCCAGACTGATTGCTATGTGACTGTGTGGCTGCCAACCGCTTCAAATGACAAATTCCAGACTAAAGCCATCAAGAATTGCAAAGATCCAGTCTGGAACGAAACCTTCTACTTCAGGATCCAGAGTCAGGTCAAG aaTATGCTGGAGCTGGCACTCTATGATAAGGATGTCATTACTCAAGATGACCATCTCTTCACAGTGTACTTTGATATAGCCAAACTTTCCCTTGGAGAGGAAGTCTTCATGCACTTCAAGTGTGATTCACAG agACAAGAGGAGTTAGAGGTGGGATTTGCCTTGGATAATAT TTCAGGTCCTCCTGAAACCATCATTACTAATGGAGTACTAGTG TCTCGCAAAATCTGCTGCTTAGAAGTTCAGGTGGttgagaagaagaagaaaaaggagaaaaagtctTTATCAA AGAAACAATTCTCCTTTAGAGTGCAAGGCTCTTATGAGGGCACCCAAGACATTATGCTGGGATCTGATCTGGTCTTcagctcctcctctcctgccaaaTTCCACTATGCCAGATACAAGCAGCCAACGCTGGATGTTACACTACCAGGGAAGAAACGACCTCCCTCCTTA TGCTCACGTGTTCGTGATATAGGCTCTCCAAACGTGGAACTTCATTCCATTCCAAGTGGAGAAAACATGATCTTAGCAGAG GATAAAGAATTTGATTTATATGCGAAGGCAGAAGACTG cccagacCACCTTGATGTGCGTTTAGGGTTTGATCTCTGCATGCAGGAACAAGACTTTCTATGCAAAAGGTGGAATTACGTTGctcctgctctgaagaaggTCTTGCAGCTGCAACAGGATCTGCTGAACCACGAG ACCCCAGTGGTGGCCATCATGACTACAGGAGGAGGGATGAGGTCCTTAACAGCACTGTATGGCAGTCTGCGGGGACTCAAGAAACTCGGTGTCTTGGACTGTGCCACGTACCTGACTGGCTTGTCTGGTACTACATG GACCATGTCAAACTTGTACAGAGATGCTGACTGGTCACAAAAGGATCTCGACAAGCAAATCAGTGAGGCTCGAAAACATatgacaaaaagcaaaataaattccCTTTCCTTGGAGTATTTGAAGTATTACAAAAAGCAGCTGTGCCAACGGAAAAGAGAGGGCCGCAGAACAACTTTTATAGACCTCTGGGGTCTTGTCCTGGAGTCTTTGTTGCATGATGGG AAAGACAACCATAGACTCTCTGATCAGCAACGGGCCATTGATCATGGTCAGAACCCACTTCCAATCTATACTGCAGTCAATGTCAAGAACAACTATAGCACTCTGGATTTCAAAG AATGGGTGGAGTTCACCCCATATGAGGTGGGATTGCAAAAATATGGAGTTTTTGTTCGCACTGAGGATTTTGGAAGTGAGTTCTTCATGGGACGATTGATGAAGAAGGTCCCTGAATCCAGGATCTGCTTCTTGGA AGGCATGTGGAgtagtttgttttcattcaatGTGTTGTATATCTGGAATTTGTCCCATTCGTCAGAAGATTTCTGGCACAGGTGGACCCGGGACCAAATTGACAATATAG AGGAGGAACCTCTCCTACCACTGAAGCCGCACGAGCTGCAGACTCGTCTGTTCACCCCTCCTGGCCCCCTCAGCAACGCTCTTCGTAGTGCTCTCACTGACCGCCTCTGCATTTCCCAGGAGCACAACTTCCTAAAGGGTTTCCATATGCATAATGACTACCTGGACAACACGCACTTCTGCAGATGGAAAG ATACTGTGTTAGACACATTTCCCAACCAGCTGACACAATCAGATGAATTCCTGTCTCTGGTAGATACTGGATTTTTCATCAATACAAGCATAATGCCACTtttaaaaccagagagaaagGTGGACGTCATCCTGCATTTAAATTATAGTGCAGGATCCCAGATACAG GCTTTGGATCAGACCTGCAAGtactgctctgagcagggaatCCTTTTTCCCAGGGTGGACTTGAGTgaagaagacaggaaaaagctgaaggagTGTTACCTCTTTGATGGTGCTGAGACTCCAGGAGCACCAATACTGTTATTTTTCCCACTAATTAATGATACTTTCCAAAAATACAAAGCACCAG GTCAGAAACGCTCAGAGTCAGAGATGGAAGATGGCAAAGTTGATCTCTATGGCTGCTGTTCCCCTTATTCAACATATTCAATTCAATACACTGAGAAGGCGTATGACCGTCTGGTTCAGCTGAGTGAATACAACATCCTGAATAATGAAGACCTCATTAAGCAGGCCTTGCGCACAGCAGTGGCACGGAAAAGGCAGATAAAGAAGTAA